GGGAAGACCTGCACGACGCGGCTCCTGCGCTTGATCTCCCGGTTGGTGCGCTCCTGGATGTTGTTGGTCCTGAGCCTGATGTGGTGCTCGTAGGGGAAGTCGAGGTAGGCGAGCGCGTCAGCCTCGGTCTCCTCCAGGAGCTCGCCCGCCGCGGGGCAGATGGCGCCAACCTCGTCGATCGCCAGGTGGTAGAGCTCCCTGACGAGGTCCGGGTCACGCTCCGCGAACACGGCCGAGAGCACCTGCCCCACGAGGGCGCGCTGGCGCCTTGTCCTGGCGAGCGAGCAGCAGTTCCTCTCGAGGTGGACGATGCAGCGCTGCCAGGCGGCGCCCGGGAAGGTCTCCTCGATGGCACGCCTCAGCCCCTCGTGGGCGTCGGAGACGACGCAGATGACGTCCGCCACGCCACGGTCGCGCAGGCCCCTCAGGAACCCGAGCCAGGACGCGTAGGACTCCGTGTCGACCGCGTCGACGCCGACGAGGTAGCGGTGGCCGTCATCGGCGGCCGCTATCGCCGTCACCACGGCCACGGAGCCGACGTGCCCGCCCTCCCGGGCCTTGATGTAGGTGGCGTCGAGCCACAGGTAGGGGAAACGCAGGTCGCGGAAGACGCGCCCCTGCAGGTCTGCGACCGTCTCGTCGAGCGTGGCGCACATCCGGGAGACGGCATCCTTGCCGAGCCTGTCGGCACCGAGCGTGTGGGCCACGCGCTCGACCTTCCTCGTCGAGACCCCACAGGTGACCATCTCGGCCACGGCCGCCACGATCGCGCGGTCGGTCCTGGAGTATCGCTCCACCAGGTCCTCGGGGAAGAAGGACCCGCGCCTGAGCTTGGGTATGCGGAGGGTGATCGTGCCGACGCTCGTGAGCAGCGAGCGCTCCCGGTAGCCGTTCCTCTGGTTGCCGCCCTCGCACTCGAGGTCGGCCTCGACGCTCATCACCTCGTTGACGACGGACTCGGCGAGCACCCTCGCCAGCTCGCCCACGTTCACCATCCCGTCGTCGAACCGGGGCAGCCCCGGTGTCACACCGTCCTGCCCATCGCCTATGATTGCCATAGCGGTCATCGCCTCTCCTAGTCCCGATACGTCGCTGTTCGGGATTCTAGGGCGATG
This is a stretch of genomic DNA from Thermophilibacter immobilis. It encodes these proteins:
- a CDS encoding IS256 family transposase; protein product: MAIIGDGQDGVTPGLPRFDDGMVNVGELARVLAESVVNEVMSVEADLECEGGNQRNGYRERSLLTSVGTITLRIPKLRRGSFFPEDLVERYSRTDRAIVAAVAEMVTCGVSTRKVERVAHTLGADRLGKDAVSRMCATLDETVADLQGRVFRDLRFPYLWLDATYIKAREGGHVGSVAVVTAIAAADDGHRYLVGVDAVDTESYASWLGFLRGLRDRGVADVICVVSDAHEGLRRAIEETFPGAAWQRCIVHLERNCCSLARTRRQRALVGQVLSAVFAERDPDLVRELYHLAIDEVGAICPAAGELLEETEADALAYLDFPYEHHIRLRTNNIQERTNREIKRRSRVVQVFPSRRSLLRYVGAALSEMDEAWQSRRWFSAGSIQEAYEEDSQRTPAPAPTYEGTAAEHAAAIIRLVKADGVDSRRRAA